CCTTCTCCTCCAGAACCATAATGGTGGCATTCTCACTTATCTCCTCCTCCCTGCGGTTATACCAGGTTACTATGGGAACCTTGTACCAACCGGCAGAATGGCAGCGCGCAACCGCAGCGTCATCTTCTGTATCCATCACTACGGGaggctcctcctcctctgtgggaTCCAATGAGAAgagaacactatggcacctcctacccataagtataaatacaaatatacagagaaggaatgttctgggcacacaataagctgtacccccatactgtactgtctaagggaaacactatggcaccccctacccatatgtataaatacaaatatacagagagggaatgttctgggcacacaataagctgtacccccatactgtactgtctaagggaaacactatggcacctcctacccatatgtataaatacaaatatacagagagggaatgttctgggcacacaataagctgtacccccatacggtactgtctaagggaaacactatggcacctcctaccgatatgtataaacacaaatatacagagatggaatgttctgggcacacaataagctgtacccccatactgtactgtctaagggaaacactatggcaccccctacccatatgtataaatacaaatatacagagaaggaatgctctgggcacacaataagctgtacccccatactgtactgtctatgggaaacactatggcaccccctacccatatgtataaatacaaatatacagagaaggaatgctctgggcacacaataagctgtacccccatactgtactgtctaagggaaacactatggcacctcctacccatatgtataaatacaaatatacagagagggaatgttctgggcacacaataagctgtacccccatactgtactgtctaagggaaacactatggcaccccctacccatatgtataaatacaaatatacagacaggaatgttctgggcacacaataagctgtacccccatactgtactgtctaagggaaacactatggcaccccctacccatatgtataaatacaaatatacagagaaggaatgttctgggcacacaataagctgtacccccatactgtactgtctaagggaaacactatggcaccccctacccatatgtataaatacaaatatacagagaaggaatgttctgggcacacaataagctgtacccccatactgtactgtctaagggaaacactatggcaccccctacccatatgtataaatacaaatatacagagaaggaatgttctgggcacacaataagctgtacccccatactgtactgtctaagggaaacactatggcaccccctacccatatgtataaatacaaatatacagagagggaatgttctgggcacacaataagctgtactcccatactgtactgtctaagggaaacactatggcaccccctacccatatgtataaatacaaatatacagagaaggaatgttctgggcacacaataagctgtacccccatactgtactgtctaagggaaacactatggcaccccctacccatatgtataaatacaaatatacagagaaggaatgttctgggcacacaataagctgtacccccatactgtactgtctaagggaaacactatggcaccccctacccatatgtataaatacaaatatacagagagggaatgttctgggcacacaataagctgtacccccatactgtactgtctaagggaaacactatggcaccccctacccatatgtataaatacaaatatacagagagggaatgttctgggcacacaataagctgtacccccatactgtactgtctaagggaaacactatggcaccccctacccatatgtataaatacaaatatacagagagggaatgttctgggcacacaataagctgtacccccatactgtactgtctaagggaaacactatggcaccccctacccatatgtataaatacaaatatacagagaaggaatgttctgggcacacaataagctgtacccccatactgtactgtctaagggaaacactatggcaccccctacccatatgtataaatacaaatatacagagaaggaatgttctgggcacacaataagctgtacccccatactgtactgtctaagggaaacactatggcaccccctacccatatgtataaatacaaatatacagagaaggaatgttctgggcacacaataagctgtacccccatactgtactgtctaagggaaacactatggcaccccctacccatatgtataaatacaaatatacagagaaggaatgttctgggcacacaataagctgtacccccatactgtactgtctaagggaaacactatggcaccccctacccatatgtataaatacaaatatacagagaaggaatgttctgggcacacaataagctgtacccccatactgtactgtctaagggaaacactatggcaccccctacccatatgtataaatacaaatatacagagatggaatgttctgggcacacattgAGGACCACTAAAGACCGTGTGTTGACTCCCCACCTTGTATGAGGAGGTTGAGTTTAATCTCCCCTTTGCCGTGGGGGCCGATGGCGCTGCAGGTATAGAGACCCTCATCCTGATAGTCCACGCGGTGCAGGTAGAGAGTCAGGACTCCATCTCCGACCTCCTCCTTCTCCACGGAGACCCGCTCCTGGTAGGCGTAACTCTGGTCCTCCAGTGCCTCGTGGTTGTCGTGGAAGCTGTAGACCACCTGGGGCTCCTTGAACTCAAACTTCTGCTGCATGTAGGCGTAGACGTCCTCCACCTCGATCTCCTCCACGATGTCCTCGCGGTGCCAGATGAAGCTCATGTCGGTCGTGCCCTCGATGAAGGAGAACTCGCAGGGCAAGGTGGCATTCTGGAAGCGGGGCACTTTCACCTCGGTGTAGCTGGGCTTGGGCAGCACATAGTCGCCCCCTGGGGTAGGAACACACAGTTGGGGCACAATAGATACAAAGGGACGGTGTTCCTGCTGCAGGGCTGCCCCTTCCCTCTATAAAGGTTTCCATTGAGATTATGGAATAAATGGTATAACggttgtctagtaacccatagcaaccaattaggtggCAGTATTTACTTTGCTTAGCTGTTTGAAAACTcaactctgattggttgctaagaaaATCTTCCTCCCCCCCTTTACAACCAAGGCAATTTGCCCAGAGCCCCCTGTGTATCTCTATCCGGACAATCTCCTGGGGACCCAGTTACTCACCGGCCTCATAGAGAATGACCCCCAGCAGCAGAAGTGAAGTCACAatcttcatcatcatcaccaAGGAGACTTACGCTCTTCCTGTAACAACAtccgttttttttacaaaaacaccagtttttctTGGTCCTGCACTTACGACATCACTTCCTTCTTGCATAACATCACTTCCTTTCtacatgacatcacttccttcTGGCATAACATCACTTCCTTTCTACATGACATCACATCCTTCTGGCATAACATCACTTCCTTTCTATATGACATCAATTCCTTCTGGCATAACATCACTTTGTTTCtacatgacatcacttccttcTTGCATAGCATCACTTCCTTTCtacatgacatcacttcctttCTACATGATATCACTTCCTCCTTTCATAACATCACTTCCTTTCTACATGACATCCCTTCCTTCTTGCATAACACCACTTCCTTTCtacatgacatcacttcctccttGCATAACATCACTTCCTCCCTTTTAACTTTCTCTTCACGTGACATCATTTCCTCTGcccccaaaatgttaaaatgatttgtaACCTTTGATTTGGTTGAATCTGAAAACCAATTGTGTTGAGTATTTGCCCTTCTGCCCCCACAGACACCTCATTGTGGGAGGATTAGGGGCAGTTCTATAATAATAACCATAGAGCTACACAGAGTTccagtttaaaggggatataaacccagccatgatgctgtcccactgcgccccctagtgttgctatagaagttgccttGGCTCCAGCACTGCCTTAAACGGGaactgagacagtttgcagttggtcttcatttttcatttgttgttttttaatgatttcagtgtttgttcagcagctccccagtctGGATTTTcaacagcaatctggttgctagggtccaattaccttagtaactagggagtggtttgaatgagagacaggtatatgaataggggaggggctgaatagaaagataaggaataaaaagtaacaataacaataaaactggagcctcacagagcaatagggtttggctgccggggtcagtgacccccatttgaaagttgcaaagagtcagaagaagaaggaaaataattcaaaactataaataataaataataaataatgaagaccaattgagagGTGCTTAGAACTGCCCATTCAATAACCTACTAACAGTTACCCCCACCCCTTTCAAGCAGCCCTATCTGCCCCTATATCTTCTAACCCCTTTATCTCATGCCTCCTTGTGCTCCTATTGCCTCTGCCCTGCTTATTATACCCCCCCGGGGGGCGCTCACTGTTTATTTACCCCTTTGGGGGGTTTATTTTTGGCAGAACTGTTACACCCCTATTTATACCCAGTTCCCTTGGTAGGAGCCCTGCGGAACcctggcacattatatatatatatatattagtaataataatgcgaagtatctttaaagggaaagttaacctttAGATGAACCATTTTTTCATTCAATACCAAACAAGAAATAAGAGGCTCCTACCTGAGACTTGGGCTCCgctgctctctcccctctgggTCAGTCTGTCCCCCAATGGCAGAACTCTCTCTGTCGTCTCTGGGTCTGACACTCGCTGAGTCCGTTCCTTGGTTCTGACTCGGGTTCTGTGGGAGCAGATTGTTACCTGCCTCTCTCGGAGCTGATTACTGCCCCCCAGGGACCGGCCCATCTGCTGATAATTACACCTGTGCCTATGTACCTGGCTCTAGGGGTCCCTGGGGGCCCGGGGTGTGCAGGGAGCAGCCAATTGGGTTCTGACACGCTCGGAGGAGGAGCTGACACTCATTCTGACACTGCAGAACCCCCTGTAATAATCTTGTAGCATAAGGGGGAGGCACTGTCATTATTCTAACCAATCCCAGTGACGTaaaggactacaactcccagcatccttagccaaCATTGTGCGCTGACTGGCACCTCCTACAGCTTTATGGCCTTTAGAGTTTATTGTACCTAATACCAGTCTGGATGCCAGTACATTAGTGGGAATGGCACAGGGGTGGATTTCAGGGAGGGTGGGGCACTTTATCCCACTTGCCCCAAGTATTTGCCATTGGTTCCCTTTATCTATTCTGGGATTCGTTAGAATAATGACCTCCCTCTTATCCAATAAGATGATGAAGGCCCCtattttatacttatatataggtCTCCCCCaaattacccccctccccccggcTCAGGTAAATGCTTAATAGTTGGGGTATTTTCTGCCTAATTGCCCCCTAGTgtgaaatcccccccccaaacccaaatgGATCAAACTCTGTGCCTGTTCCCTGTcagtcttcccccccccccagactcttCCATGTCGCTcattgcacggggggggggggctgtttccTCTGCGGAATAAAGGAATAAATCGAGTGTTTTGATTGGCTGTGATCATAGTTATTAACCCTCGCTTATTATGAGAATAAGTAACtaatatttaaagggcaactaaaccggTGTCTACAGAATAATGTGAATATCTCTTGGGCATTAATGTTCAGTTCATTTCTAGttttatgaaaaagttgtgtgacCCCCTAATCCCCCGTTTTTTCAGTCCCTGAGCCTTCAGCCTGCGTCcgcccaatcccacaatcccctgctgcacacgtgaatGCAGTCCCTGCaggctgcctgtaagctgtggggataTTGGGACAAtttttaacatcagtgttttagtccctcctcccctgccaggatctcaaatgatgcagaaagacaaggacagttttgcagttggatttcagcctataacaatagtatttattcctacttttttggaggaacaggttacagtgatattaggggtttctgggttgggtggggctctttacatatttagacccccccccccagccccagggtCTCTCGCTACGAGCCCCACCTCCCGAGTCTCTGTTTAACCACATTCTATTCATAGAGCGATGAATACGGAGATTTCTGCCGCCCTGAGGAAATATTGGCATTGACTGGAGTTTTGTTCTAGATAAACAGGAGCGGAACCGGTTTGGGCAGTGCCGGCGCCAGTAGCCAAACAACAGGGCTCTCATTGCCCCCAAAGGGCAAGTGAAATTGGGAAAGTGATGGGGCCCCAGGCTCTGTAGGAACCCtagtacttatatatatacttacactGGGGCTGTCACAGCTATTGGCCATTCACAGTCggtatttattgggccggtggggggcaCAGTCggtatttattgggccggtggggggcaCAGTCggtatttattgggccggtgggcggcacagtcactatttattgggccggtgggcggcacagtcactatttattgggccggtggggggcacagttgctatttattgggccggtggggggcaCAGTCACTAATTAGTTGGCCGGTGGGTTCCCTGTGTACTGgcaatgccagggtctattttgaatcccagtccagacctgattagTTAGTAACAAGAACCAGTTTACAAcgtgacatttttttaatggacCAGGACACTCCCCATTATTTGTGACCCAACTGGGAACAGTTTCCATGACTTTCCATATTACTTTATTAACCCAACAAAGAACCAACCAGTCCCTTGGAAGCCAACAAGGCCCAGTCCCTTGGAAGCCAACAAAgcccagtcagtcccagtcccttGGAAGCCAACAAGGCCCAGTCAGTGCCAGTCCCTTGGAAGCCAACAAGGCCCAGTCCCTCCCAGTCCCTTGGAAGCCAACAAGGCCCATTCCCTCCCAGTCCCTTGGAAGCCAACAAGGCCCATTCCCTCCCAGTCCCTTGGAAGCCAACAAGGCCCATTCCCTCCCAGTCCCTTGGAAGCCAACAAGGCCCATTCCCTCCCAGTCCCTTGGAAGCCAACAAGGCCCAGTCCCTCCCAGTCCCTTGGAAGCCAACAAGGCCCAGTCCCTCCCAGTCCCTTGGAAGCCAACAAGGCCCATTCCCTCCCAGTCCCTTGGAAGCCAACAAGGCCCATTCCCTCCCAGTCCCTTGGAAGCCAACAAGGCCCATTCCCTCCCAGTCCCTTGGAAGCCAACAAGGCCCAGTCCCTCCCAGTCCCTTGGAAGCCAACAAGGCCCATTCCCTCCCAGTCCCTTGGAAGCCAACAAGGCCCATTCCCTCACAGTCCCTTGGAAGCCAACAAGGCCCAGTCCCTCCCAGTCCCTTGGAAGCCAACAAGGCCCATTCCCTCCCAGTCCCTTGGAAGCCAACAAGGCCCATTCCCTCACAGTCCCTTGGAAGCCAACAAGGCCCATTCCCTCACAGTCCCTTGGAAGCCAACAAGGCCCAGTCCCTCCCAGTCCCTTGGAAGCCAACAAGGCCCATTCCCTCCCAGTCCCTTGGAAGCCAACAAGGCCCAGTCCCTCCCAGTCCCTTGGAAGCCAACAAGGCCCAGTCCCTTGGAAGCCAACAGGGCCCATTCCCTCCCAGTCCCTTGGAAGCCAACAAGGTCCAGTCCCTCCCAGTCCCTTGGAAGCCAACAAGGCCCATTCCCTCCCAGTCCCTTGGAAGCCAACAAGGCCCAGTCCCTCCCAGTCCCTTGGAAGCCAACAGGGCCCATTCCCTCCCAGTCCCTTGGAAGCCAACAAGGTCCAGTCCCTCCCAGTCCCTTGGAAGCCAACAAGGCCCAGTCCCTCCCAGTCCCTTGGAAGCCAACAAGGCCCATTCCCTCCCAGTCCCTTGGAAGCCAACAAGGCCCAGTCCCTCCCAGTCCCTTGGAAGCCAACAAGGCCCATTCCCTCCCAGTCCCTTGGAAGCCAACAAGGTCCAGTCCCTCCCAGTCCCTTGGAAGCCAACAAGGCCCATTCCCTCCCAGTCCCTTGGAAGCCAACAAGGCCCAGTCCCTTGGAAGCCCACAAGGACCATTTCACCCCACCTCACTCCATGAGTTCCATGAGCTCAGATATAATTGGGTCACATTTACATCACTTTTACTTCCCAGTGTTGCCCAACAACATTTTGACCAGCAGTTTATTCGCCGTCGAGGTTCGACATGGAACAATAAATTAACACAAGAATAGAGAAGACATCTCAGATTATAACAGACCGGTTATTCCTGTCCCCACACCTGGGAACGGCATAGGCTCTATTTAAATAGGAAATATTTCAGGGCAATAtggcattaaaggggcagtataaagGCAACAGGAAATAACTGACACTTTCACCTCCTGGTATTTCCATTTGGCTTCTAAATGGACTTCAGTTTGGAACAACACTTTATATCAGTCTGTATTATCCCCAGACCTTGATAGTAGGACACCACGAGAGGGTCAGGAATGTTCTCTGTAAGGTTCTTCAGATATTGGTATTAGAGCCCAAGGCCCAGTTCCACAGGGACAAACTGAAGGTCCCACAGAAACCCAACAGTGACCGGTTCTAGGAAATTATCCAAGTGAGGTTTTAGTCCATTACTTTAACTCCTGATGGTCCATAAGCTCCTGGGGAACATGGACAAGGCCTCCATCCTCTTATATCCatctgggtcagactgggcttcAGCAGAACCTGATATCACAATAACCACATCTCAGATTTCCCAAGGCCGCCATCCTTGAACCGGTAAAATGGTTCCGACAAACCCACATTGAGCCCCTCCATGGCCCATATGGTCCGATGTGAAATCCTCCCTCCAGCCTGATCCTCTGAGTGTctggccccggggcccctggaGATTCCATGACCAGAAGATAATAAATTCTCTGTAGCAGCCGCAGACCTGGGGATGAGACCCCACAGTGGGTGATGGGTTTGGGCCCAGGTGGAGACCCTATTATACAAGGCCTGTTATTAGAACCTGGACACACCGGGCAGTGAGATGTTTCCATTGGGCACCTAGTGATGGGTAGAGCCCAGAAGGAGAcagaggaggagggcccagaccGAGAGGTAAGTCGCAGCGAGAGGATCCGTACAGTTAAATACAGTCAGTTCGGATGTGGTTTGGAGCCCAAACTCTGCAAAGGTGAACAAAGCAAGTCAGTAAATATAATTCTGCCCCTTCCTACTGAGGTGACCCAAGCCCCCAATATCCCAAACCCCCCACTCCTGCGGGCACCCCATAGGCTGCATTTACATCATCATCTCTCTAGGGCTCCTTGAGAACTTTGACCAAGGAAAGTAATAATCCCATTGCTTAAATTGTTCTTAAATCTCCTTTCCCCCCATCACAAGGCATGGTCTTGGCAAGGCATCTCATGTCCTTTGGGGCACCAAGTGTGGGTGCCCTGCACCCCGAGATGTTGTATCAACACTTGGCTCTAATAAGCACCCATCATCGGGTTCCTCCATGAGTTCCTCCAAACTACAGGGTTGTCCCTCGTTGCGGAGCCTGAGAGCCAGTTATGGGGGGAATTGAAGAGAATTcctctcctagatacccctgggTGCCAGGGTGGCATTTGGGGGAGGGTGATTATGTATTAATGACCGATAACATCAATTGTTCCatgtttgtaaccttgttatgggtggAAAGAAGCCCTCACCAAATGTTGGAAATCTAAGGGGGGATGGAACCCATAAAAGTCCAAAAACCACTGGTGTAGGGTGTCCCTCAAGCCCCTCCTCTGCTCTGTCACCCACCTGTAAGCATTGAGACCCCCACTGCCTGCGCCAGGTCCGTGTGTATCAGGCAGGAGTACTGCACGTCCAGTTGGGCCCCGCTGAGTTCTGTAGTCACATCGGTGAGGTTATTGAGCGCCGGCGGGAAGCTGGTTTTGATGGTGACGTTGGTGATGTTGGCTCCTGAGTCCCTCACCCAAGTGACATTGGGTTTGGGGTACCAGTATGAAGACGAACAACGGAGGGTGTCATTGGAGGGGCTGCTCACACTCACAGAAGTGTAACCTGGAGGAGATACAAAGCTCTTTATGTCCAATGACATTGCAGGATGTGCCTAAGGGGTATATCTGTATGGTCTGTCCCATTTATTTAACAGCGGAATTATCCAATGGGAAGCCCTAGAATAGTGGGAGTTGACCAGGACTGGGCATCTGGCCCTCCTTGCCCATATTACTCGCCAACTTGCATCTCGTTGCCCAATGGTGCCACTCACCTCCAACCTTGAACGTCAATGTGTCGTCTCCGGTGCCTTTGGAGTTGGTGATGATGCACCTGTAGGTGCCGGCGTCGGACAGTTTGACCTGGGTGAGCTTCAGGGAGGCGTTGCCGTTAATGATTTCCCCGAGGAAGAGTGAGGCTCGCCCCTTGAAGGCCGCGTTCTGATCGTTCAACAAGCTCTTTCCATTCTCGTACTTATACACCACCCCGCTGGTGCCCACCTTCTCCCACTGGATGTTGTTGGCCTGAGTTGTATCTGGGATGAACGTGCAGCCGAGAATCACGTCGTCGCTTATGCGCCCCACCGTGTACACCCCCGTCACCGCGATGGTTATCTTGCTCCCTGGAACCAGAAAACCCAACAACATCAGAACTCATTGGGCCTCTTGGTGTTATCAGCCAGATTTGGGCCAGCGCCTGGGGGGCAAAATCCTTTCAAATATGTGGATATTTATGTGTGTGGCCCACGTCATTCAGTAGGGGGAGAATAGGAGAGAGTATGGAGGTTGGGGGGCAAAG
This sequence is a window from Xenopus tropicalis strain Nigerian chromosome 2, UCB_Xtro_10.0, whole genome shotgun sequence. Protein-coding genes within it:
- the LOC100489483 gene encoding butyrophilin-like protein 10 isoform X2, translating into MMMKIVTSLLLLGVILYEAGGDYVLPKPSYTEVKVPRFQNATLPCEFSFIEGTTDMSFIWHREDIVEEIEVEDVYAYMQQKFEFKEPQVVYSFHDNHEALEDQSYAYQERVSVEKEEVGDGVLTLYLHRVDYQDEGLYTCSAIGPHGKGEIKLNLLIQEEEEPPVVMDTEDDAAVARCHSAGWYKVPIVTWYNRREEEISENATIMVLEEKEDGSHRISSTLSGVKSHEIYHCHIRDAKKARRARTVHRKLKKGALRDHGEF
- the vtcn1 gene encoding V-set domain-containing T-cell activation inhibitor 1 yields the protein MAGIGKVIFRIMIAIIVILVLLIALIIGIGIAGSKITIAVTGVYTVGRISDDVILGCTFIPDTTQANNIQWEKVGTSGVVYKYENGKSLLNDQNAAFKGRASLFLGEIINGNASLKLTQVKLSDAGTYRCIITNSKGTGDDTLTFKVGGYTSVSVSSPSNDTLRCSSSYWYPKPNVTWVRDSGANITNVTIKTSFPPALNNLTDVTTELSGAQLDVQYSCLIHTDLAQAVGVSMLTEFGLQTTSELTVFNCTDPLAATYLSVWALLLCLLLGSTHH
- the LOC100489483 gene encoding butyrophilin-like protein 10 isoform X1 translates to MMMKIVTSLLLLGVILYEAGGDYVLPKPSYTEVKVPRFQNATLPCEFSFIEGTTDMSFIWHREDIVEEIEVEDVYAYMQQKFEFKEPQVVYSFHDNHEALEDQSYAYQERVSVEKEEVGDGVLTLYLHRVDYQDEGLYTCSAIGPHGKGEIKLNLLIQEEEEPPVVMDTEDDAAVARCHSAGWYKVPIVTWYNRREEEISENATIMVLEEKEDGSHRISSTLSGVKSHEIYHCHIRDAKKARRARTVHRKLSKIWPRGPALINLTGDLS